In a genomic window of Rhizophagus irregularis chromosome 11, complete sequence:
- a CDS encoding uncharacterized protein (SECRETED:cutsite_TYG-NL; SECRETED:prob_0.9031); SECRETED:SignalP(1-17) has translation MKIKYCVFLLFIISTYGNLIPNNRVITDSEDFNLIEGITYKIVHSNSGLSLDSNGNGVYTSSISSPYQYWSLKKADGNKYNIISLKSGMNLDSNGQTAYISVPKHNSIFNPYQHWMFTKIDNDTYNIIHPVSRNLDGNGKEVYISSPEDNSKVNPYQHWLFEPSNYNLTATVMDFTYPPDIKDNLDKYKSRVNLLSGNFVFENYANATIEQTIDRIETKSNIFTLEIRKSDSFQFTINIDVKVDLGIYILQTLGINTGFIEGTGGIKFAFSSKHEKVYRETVSETVSYNVNQKIIIPPLNSVKVNSTIDKISIRVPFKAKIRVNGKADRLDENGRIVSMTDVEINALRCYLRKEKYETKNITVEGNYLIVDTSGTLEVEGYGFDTRIETYPISQTPIQPTPPPNISYFSYFILYIALIIFTSFIAYYFIKSYLNKVNDEYVRIP, from the coding sequence ATGAAAATAAAGTACTGTGTTTTTCTACTCTTTATAATTTCTACATACGGTAATTTAATCCCTAACAATAGGGTTATCACAGATTCCGaagattttaatttgatagaaggaataacatataaaatagttCATTCAAATTCAGGCTTAAGCTTGGATAGTAACGGTAATGGAGTTTATACTAGTTCTATTTCTAGTCCGTATCAATATTGGTCATTAAAAAAGGCTGATGGTAATAAGTATAATATCATAAGTTTAAAATCTGGTATGAATTTAGATAGTAACGGTCAAACCGCATATATAAGTGTTCCGAAacataattctatttttaatccATATCAACATTGGATGTTTACAAAGATTGATAATGatacttataatattattcatccAGTATCTCGGAATTTGGATGGCAATGGTAAGGAAGTTTATATCAGTAGTCCTGAAGATAATTCCAAAGTAAATCCTTATCAACATTGGTTATTTGAACctagtaattataatttaaccgCAACAGTAATGGATTTTACATATCCTCCagatataaaagataatttggATAAATATAAGTCACGCGTTAACCTTTTAAGCGgtaattttgtttttgaaaattatgcaAATGCAACAATAGAACAAACTATCGATAGAATTGaaacaaaatcaaatatttttactttggAAATCAGAAAATCAGATTCAtttcaatttacaataaatattgaCGTGAAGGTTGATCTTGGTATATATATTCTCCAAACTTTGGGAATAAACACAGGGTTTATAGAAGGTACTGGTGGGATTAAATTTGCGTTTTCTTCAAAACATGAGAAAGTATATAGGGAAACTGTATCAGAAACGGTTTCATATAATGTTAATCAGAAAATAATCATACCACCCCTTAATTCGGTAAAAGTTAATAGCACGATAGATAAGATTAGTATTCGCGTACCATTTAAAGCAAAGATTAGAGTTAATGGAAAAGCAGACAGATTAGATGAGAATGGAAGAATTGTTTCAATGACCGATGTTGAGATTAATGCACTTAGATGTTATCTTCGAAaggaaaaatatgaaacaaaaaatataacagTTGAAGGAAATTATCTTATTGTTGATACCAGTGGTACTTTGGAAGTAGAAGGTTATGGATTTGATACAAGAATTGAAACATATCCTATCTCCCAGACCCCGATCCAGCCGACCCCTCCTCCGAATATCTCTTACTTCTCCTACTTCATACTTTACATCGCGCTTATCATATTTACATCTTTTAttgcatattattttataaaatcatatttaaacaAAGTAAATGATGAATACGTTAGAATACCTTag